One Desulforegula conservatrix Mb1Pa DNA segment encodes these proteins:
- a CDS encoding TolB-like translocation protein: MKIIRNGEIVVLSNGQAAVFQSDFALRKVESEQKTMENNSWKIGDGASDENAMIPRSMLWGGRQKCVAPVKPKINFVQELKGRRYYVMEMTRSKGLFYYLKDEDKEIRLFHKEEFDPRGIHIMDNFDILTTSTNADGSVYIALMDEHGRIRQQITSGDCVDENPFYADGKIYYQSKGIARDQHGQIAAFSNSAIYMLDLKTAEIKIILSDEKYDFILPKVDNAGNVFCIRTPFKNPMEYGPVTFIKDVLLFPFRLLMALFAFLNAFSLFFTKKPLKTSTDTGHAKSEMDMSKRIIHDKLLDIQENLKREGKKVVAPKDWKLIRFFKGEIEEIASNVLCFDIKDNGEPVFSDGFAVYDMKENQIFRSEEIITYISV, translated from the coding sequence ATGAAAATAATAAGAAATGGTGAAATTGTTGTTCTCAGCAATGGGCAGGCCGCAGTTTTTCAAAGCGATTTTGCGCTTAGAAAAGTCGAGTCCGAGCAAAAAACAATGGAAAACAACTCATGGAAAATCGGCGACGGCGCAAGCGATGAGAATGCAATGATTCCAAGATCCATGCTCTGGGGAGGACGCCAGAAATGCGTGGCTCCTGTAAAGCCAAAGATTAATTTTGTCCAGGAGCTTAAAGGCAGAAGATATTATGTAATGGAAATGACCAGATCAAAGGGGCTGTTTTATTATCTCAAGGACGAAGACAAGGAAATCAGGCTCTTTCACAAAGAGGAATTTGATCCCCGCGGAATCCATATAATGGACAATTTTGATATCCTGACCACCTCAACCAATGCCGATGGATCAGTATATATAGCCCTCATGGACGAACACGGAAGAATAAGACAGCAGATAACTTCCGGAGACTGCGTTGATGAAAATCCTTTTTATGCTGACGGAAAAATTTATTACCAGAGCAAGGGGATTGCAAGAGATCAACATGGCCAGATAGCGGCTTTTTCAAATTCAGCAATCTATATGCTTGATCTGAAAACAGCAGAAATCAAGATCATTCTATCAGATGAAAAATACGATTTTATTCTTCCAAAGGTTGATAATGCTGGAAATGTCTTCTGCATAAGAACTCCATTCAAGAATCCCATGGAATACGGCCCTGTGACCTTCATAAAGGATGTGCTTCTTTTTCCTTTCAGACTTCTGATGGCGCTTTTTGCCTTTCTGAATGCCTTTTCCCTTTTCTTTACAAAAAAACCGCTTAAGACATCCACAGACACCGGACACGCTAAAAGTGAAATGGATATGTCAAAAAGAATAATCCATGACAAGCTTCTGGATATTCAGGAAAATTTAAAAAGGGAAGGCAAGAAAGTCGTGGCTCCAAAGGACTGGAAACTGATCAGATTCTTCAAGGGCGAAATCGAAGAGATTGCCTCAAACGTTCTTTGCTTTGATATCAAGGACAACGGCGAGCCTGTTTTCAGCGATGGTTTTGCAGTATATGACATGAAGGAAAATCAGATTTTCAGGAGTGAGGAGATTATTACCTATATTTCTGTTTAA
- a CDS encoding enoyl-CoA hydratase/isomerase family protein, with amino-acid sequence MITKTIEDNIIIATIENGKYNSITLEALRALKGMIDEVNNTEEIKGLILTGAGGFFSSGFDLPMFLGYKDVKSVVGFFEEEEPILLDYFTCKKPVVCAMNGHTAAMGMILAMASDYRIVVNKPKVKVGMSEIKIGLPLAPVMNEVMRFGLDTDKKFRDVMYFGNMMSPDAAKEMGLVDEIVEPDQLISRAKEIVKMWIDTPGRPFIAMKYMLKSESADRIRTDLATKPWREGFECFFHKDVRGALEFTHMMMTAK; translated from the coding sequence ATGATTACAAAAACAATTGAAGATAATATTATCATCGCGACAATTGAGAACGGGAAATACAATTCAATCACCCTTGAAGCGCTTAGAGCCCTTAAGGGCATGATAGACGAAGTAAATAACACCGAAGAAATCAAAGGCCTTATTCTGACCGGTGCCGGCGGTTTCTTTTCAAGCGGATTCGATCTTCCCATGTTTCTTGGCTACAAGGATGTAAAAAGCGTGGTCGGTTTTTTTGAAGAAGAAGAACCAATCCTTCTTGATTATTTCACGTGCAAGAAGCCTGTTGTGTGCGCCATGAACGGACACACCGCAGCAATGGGAATGATCCTTGCCATGGCTTCTGACTACAGAATCGTAGTAAACAAGCCAAAGGTCAAGGTGGGCATGAGCGAGATAAAGATCGGACTTCCGCTTGCGCCAGTCATGAACGAAGTCATGCGTTTCGGTCTCGATACAGACAAGAAATTCAGGGATGTGATGTATTTCGGGAACATGATGAGCCCTGATGCAGCCAAGGAAATGGGGCTTGTTGACGAGATAGTCGAGCCTGATCAGCTCATTTCAAGGGCCAAAGAAATAGTCAAGATGTGGATAGACACTCCGGGAAGACCATTCATCGCCATGAAGTACATGCTCAAGAGCGAGAGTGCTGACAGAATAAGAACCGATCTTGCCACAAAACCCTGGAGAGAAGGGTTCGAATGCTTCTTTCACAAGGATGTAAGGGGCGCCCTTGAATTTACACATATGATGATGACCGCGAAATAA
- a CDS encoding BMP family lipoprotein, which translates to MLRKKLLWLASAILLFLAGNAVAADKSFTFGILMVGPYNDHGWSQAHHEAGQYIEKKIPGAKMIYIDKVNPADRPGVTIPQLVDDMVEKGAKFIVANSDDMKDGVREAAKMHPDVYFLHISGDDVMTGKAPKNLSNLMGKMEYGAMMAGFSAAMTTKTGKIGYLGPLVNEETRRLASACYLGAKYAWENVLKKNPKDLSFDVKWIGFWFNIPGVTADPTQVSQNFFSSGSDVVISGIDTTEALTVASQKRKEGKQAWAIPYDFKGACSSAPESCLGVPYYNWGPKMLYFAEMAMKGTWKQEWVWAGPDWANINNPETSTIGYAGGAALSPEASKALDKFTKDLGAGAVDLFKGPLNFQDGTVFLKDGEKAEDKKLWYMPQMLQGMTGQSSAK; encoded by the coding sequence ATGCTCAGGAAAAAACTTCTGTGGCTTGCTTCTGCTATTCTACTTTTTTTAGCTGGAAACGCAGTGGCTGCTGACAAATCGTTCACATTTGGTATTTTGATGGTCGGGCCTTACAATGATCACGGCTGGAGTCAGGCTCACCATGAGGCTGGACAGTATATTGAAAAGAAAATTCCCGGCGCAAAGATGATTTATATAGACAAGGTCAATCCTGCTGACAGGCCGGGAGTTACGATCCCCCAGCTTGTTGATGACATGGTGGAAAAGGGCGCAAAATTCATTGTTGCCAATTCTGATGACATGAAAGATGGCGTTCGTGAAGCAGCTAAGATGCATCCTGATGTTTATTTTCTGCATATTTCCGGTGATGACGTAATGACTGGAAAAGCCCCGAAAAACTTAAGCAATCTCATGGGCAAAATGGAATACGGAGCAATGATGGCAGGTTTCAGCGCGGCCATGACAACCAAAACAGGCAAAATAGGATATCTTGGGCCGCTTGTGAATGAAGAGACAAGACGCCTTGCCTCTGCATGTTATCTTGGTGCAAAATACGCATGGGAAAATGTTCTCAAAAAGAATCCAAAGGATCTTTCATTCGATGTTAAATGGATAGGCTTCTGGTTCAATATTCCGGGAGTAACCGCAGATCCGACCCAGGTTAGCCAGAACTTCTTTTCATCAGGCTCTGATGTCGTGATTTCAGGGATAGACACAACAGAAGCACTTACTGTGGCAAGCCAGAAGAGAAAAGAAGGCAAGCAGGCGTGGGCAATTCCATACGATTTCAAGGGGGCTTGCTCTTCGGCTCCTGAATCCTGCCTTGGCGTTCCTTATTATAATTGGGGCCCCAAGATGCTTTATTTTGCGGAAATGGCCATGAAGGGCACATGGAAGCAGGAATGGGTATGGGCAGGCCCGGACTGGGCAAACATAAACAATCCTGAAACCTCGACCATAGGTTATGCTGGCGGTGCGGCCCTGTCGCCCGAAGCTTCAAAGGCGCTGGACAAGTTCACCAAGGATCTTGGAGCAGGTGCAGTGGATCTTTTCAAGGGTCCTCTCAATTTCCAGGATGGAACAGTTTTTCTTAAAGATGGAGAAAAGGCTGAGGATAAAAAACTCTGGTATATGCCACAGATGCTTCAGGGCATGACAGGCCAGAGCAGCGCGAAATAA
- a CDS encoding ABC transporter ATP-binding protein — translation MRIDLKDISKIYGKVKANNGITFSIQEGSIHGLLGENGAGKSTLMKILSGYIRKSGGTIIVDGKDADFLKPADAAAMGIGMLYQDPMDFPQLSVLENFILGQDHGFFLSVSKKKNQFSEICRNLGFNIDPSKQLRLLTVGERQQLEMVRLISSGARTIILDEPTTGISNEQKAVLFDALKKLAGQGDSIVIVSHKLEDVEALCDRVTVLREGRISGEMEAPFDTSGILAMMFEALPSLPPKPAVNSTKEILSVADIHASGGRTGLKGCTMTINSGEIVGLAGLEGSGQELFLRAVSGVKKVFKGGISIDGKNLTGKKVSEFKDAGISFLPTNRLVESLIPGMSIEEHCALNGAGNSVFINKKSANEDAHEKIRKFRIKGNPASLVESLSGGNQQRFMLSLLPDTPKLLLLENPTRGLDVESANWVWSILTEYARSTGTAIAFSSPEIDEIMSISSRVMVFFDGKIIMDVQTDGASSQEIGKAIAGKI, via the coding sequence ATGCGAATAGACCTTAAAGATATAAGCAAGATTTACGGCAAGGTTAAAGCCAATAACGGCATAACCTTTTCTATTCAGGAAGGGTCCATACACGGTCTTCTGGGTGAAAACGGTGCCGGTAAAAGCACACTGATGAAAATCCTTTCAGGTTATATCCGTAAATCAGGCGGCACTATCATTGTCGACGGAAAAGACGCAGATTTTTTGAAGCCTGCTGATGCCGCCGCAATGGGTATTGGCATGCTTTATCAGGATCCCATGGATTTTCCCCAGCTTTCTGTTCTTGAAAATTTCATACTTGGTCAGGATCACGGCTTTTTTCTGTCTGTGTCAAAAAAGAAAAACCAGTTTTCTGAAATATGCAGGAATCTTGGATTCAATATTGATCCTTCCAAGCAGCTAAGGCTTTTGACTGTGGGAGAAAGACAGCAGCTTGAAATGGTAAGGCTTATTTCATCTGGAGCCAGGACAATAATACTTGATGAACCGACTACGGGAATATCAAACGAACAGAAAGCAGTTCTTTTTGACGCTCTGAAGAAGCTGGCTGGACAGGGCGACAGCATAGTCATAGTATCCCATAAACTTGAGGATGTTGAAGCTCTCTGCGACAGGGTGACTGTTCTGCGTGAAGGACGAATTAGCGGTGAAATGGAAGCTCCTTTTGATACTTCCGGTATTCTTGCAATGATGTTTGAGGCGCTGCCGTCTCTTCCTCCAAAGCCTGCTGTCAATTCAACAAAAGAAATTCTTTCTGTGGCAGATATCCATGCTTCTGGTGGAAGAACCGGACTCAAAGGCTGTACAATGACCATCAATTCGGGTGAGATCGTCGGTCTTGCGGGGCTTGAGGGAAGCGGTCAGGAATTATTCTTAAGGGCTGTTTCAGGAGTCAAAAAAGTTTTCAAGGGTGGAATTTCAATTGATGGAAAAAACCTTACAGGAAAAAAAGTTTCCGAGTTCAAGGACGCAGGCATTTCTTTTTTGCCGACAAACAGGCTTGTAGAGAGTCTGATACCGGGGATGTCCATTGAAGAGCACTGCGCCCTCAACGGAGCCGGGAATTCTGTATTTATCAATAAAAAGTCGGCAAACGAAGATGCCCATGAGAAAATCCGAAAATTCAGAATCAAGGGCAATCCAGCCTCCCTTGTTGAATCGCTTTCAGGCGGCAACCAGCAGAGATTCATGCTGTCACTTCTTCCGGATACGCCAAAGCTTCTGCTCCTTGAGAATCCCACGAGGGGTCTTGATGTGGAATCCGCCAACTGGGTCTGGTCAATCCTGACTGAATACGCAAGAAGCACGGGGACGGCCATTGCTTTTTCTTCGCCTGAAATAGACGAAATCATGAGCATAAGCTCAAGAGTTATGGTCTTTTTTGACGGGAAAATTATAATGGATGTTCAGACCG